A genomic window from Fibrobacterota bacterium includes:
- a CDS encoding chemotaxis response regulator protein-glutamate methylesterase — protein MTISVLIVDDSAVVRQVLSGILSQQSGIEVMAVAPDPLFALEKMKSRWPDVIVLDVEMPRMDGISFLNQIMTTRPTAVIICSSLVGAGTESALRALSAGAFAIVEKPKIGVRDFLSESARELVATIRAAATARIDRIPLAASGPAPTEIQVRKKLSADEILSAPTWGHTAPMTEKFVAIGCSTGGTQALETVLTALPRTSPGIVIVQHMPEQFTKSFAQRLDKHSQIEVKEAQTGDRILPGRALIAQGGKHLLVERSGAQYRVEVKDGPLVSRHKPSVDVLFRSVAKAAGPNATGFIMTGMGDDGAKGLWEMHETGATTYAQDEATCVVFGMPKEAIKLGGVDHVVPLARIPALIEAIYSRELRL, from the coding sequence ATGACGATTTCCGTCCTGATCGTCGATGACTCCGCCGTCGTCCGCCAGGTCTTGAGCGGAATCCTCTCCCAGCAATCAGGGATCGAGGTGATGGCCGTCGCTCCCGACCCGCTCTTCGCCTTGGAAAAGATGAAGTCGCGTTGGCCGGATGTGATCGTGTTGGACGTGGAAATGCCACGCATGGACGGGATCTCCTTTCTGAACCAGATCATGACCACCCGCCCCACGGCCGTGATCATCTGTTCATCTCTCGTCGGGGCGGGCACGGAATCGGCACTGCGCGCCCTCTCCGCAGGAGCCTTCGCGATCGTCGAAAAACCCAAGATCGGAGTGCGCGACTTCTTGAGCGAATCGGCGAGGGAACTGGTTGCCACCATCCGCGCAGCCGCCACCGCGCGCATCGACCGCATCCCGTTGGCCGCTTCCGGTCCTGCCCCCACGGAAATCCAGGTCCGCAAGAAACTGTCCGCAGACGAGATCCTTTCCGCTCCGACCTGGGGACATACGGCGCCGATGACCGAAAAGTTCGTGGCGATCGGTTGTTCCACCGGCGGAACGCAAGCCCTGGAAACCGTCCTGACCGCGCTCCCCCGGACATCGCCAGGAATCGTGATTGTCCAGCACATGCCCGAGCAATTCACCAAGAGCTTCGCGCAACGGCTGGACAAGCACTCGCAAATCGAGGTCAAAGAGGCCCAGACCGGCGACCGCATCCTCCCTGGACGGGCGCTGATCGCCCAAGGCGGCAAGCATCTGCTGGTGGAACGAAGCGGTGCCCAGTACCGCGTGGAGGTCAAGGACGGGCCATTGGTCAGCCGCCACAAGCCCTCGGTGGATGTTCTGTTCCGGTCCGTGGCCAAGGCCGCCGGGCCGAATGCGACAGGATTCATCATGACCGGGATGGGAGACGACGGAGCGAAAGGCCTGTGGGAAATGCACGAAACCGGCGCCACGACATACGCCCAGGACGAGGCCACTTGCGTGGTTTTTGGCATGCCCAAGGAGGCCATCAAGCTGGGCGGGGTGGATCACGTGGTCCCGTTGGCACGCATCCCCGCTCTGATCGAGGCCATCTACAGTCGGGAGCTTCGCCTTTAG
- a CDS encoding protein-glutamate O-methyltransferase CheR, translated as MNEGPFVPDSQTGWSSRLSKAEFELFRNFFVELIGLHLPETKQMLVASRLGRRIATLGLKGFGEYHRLLTSPEGRQEIQHAVDLITTNETYFFREPDHFEILETTILPSFPVGHFLNVWCGASSTGEEPYSLAMTLQEFKGHLSWKLVASDVNSEVLEIARRGIYPIARSEKIPTDLLKKYCRKGIGEYDGTFLIEAQLRSRIEFRKLNLMEIPTNLVDLDIVFLRNVLIYFDSSIRQELLTRVIARIKPGGWLVLGHSESLVGLQLPPLHQLKPSVYQRPKGSHP; from the coding sequence ATGAACGAAGGTCCGTTCGTTCCCGATTCCCAAACGGGGTGGTCCAGCCGCCTCTCGAAGGCGGAATTCGAACTCTTCCGGAACTTTTTCGTGGAACTGATCGGACTGCATCTTCCCGAAACCAAGCAGATGCTGGTCGCCTCGCGTCTGGGGCGGCGGATCGCCACGCTGGGCCTCAAGGGATTCGGAGAGTACCACCGTCTGCTCACGTCCCCGGAAGGACGCCAGGAGATCCAACACGCGGTCGATCTGATCACCACCAACGAGACCTACTTCTTCCGGGAACCCGACCATTTCGAAATCCTGGAAACCACCATCCTGCCGTCGTTTCCTGTCGGACATTTTTTGAACGTCTGGTGCGGCGCCAGCTCCACGGGCGAGGAGCCGTACAGTCTTGCGATGACTCTCCAGGAATTCAAGGGACATCTCAGCTGGAAGCTCGTGGCCAGCGACGTCAACAGCGAAGTCCTCGAGATCGCCCGCCGAGGAATCTATCCGATCGCCCGCTCCGAAAAAATCCCCACCGACCTCCTCAAGAAATACTGCCGGAAGGGAATCGGCGAATACGACGGCACGTTCCTGATCGAGGCCCAACTGCGCAGCAGGATCGAATTTCGCAAGCTCAATCTCATGGAGATTCCCACCAACCTCGTGGATCTGGACATCGTCTTTTTGCGCAATGTCCTCATCTACTTCGATTCGAGCATCAGACAAGAATTGCTTACCCGCGTGATCGCCAGGATCAAACCGGGGGGCTGGTTGGTGCTCGGCCATTCCGAATCGCTGGTGGGACTCCAACTCCCCCCTCTGCACCAACTGAAGCCTTCCGTCTACCAAAGGCCAAAAGGATCCCACCCATGA